A stretch of Leucobacter aridicollis DNA encodes these proteins:
- a CDS encoding YggT family protein codes for MEILYIFTTVVRIALRLFVLLLWARFILDWVTVLARGFRPKGILAIIVEAVYMITDPPIRLFRKILPPIRLGQVALDLGWFLTMFACIILLRIIPGWV; via the coding sequence GTGGAGATCCTCTATATCTTCACCACCGTGGTGCGCATCGCGCTACGGCTCTTCGTGCTGCTGCTCTGGGCGCGGTTCATCCTTGACTGGGTGACCGTGCTCGCGCGCGGGTTCCGCCCGAAGGGCATTCTCGCGATCATCGTCGAAGCGGTGTACATGATCACCGATCCGCCGATTCGCCTGTTCCGTAAGATTCTCCCGCCAATCCGACTCGGCCAGGTCGCCCTCGATCTTGGCTGGTTCTTGACAATGTTCGCGTGCATCATTTTGCTCAGGATTATCCCTGGCTGGGTGTAA
- a CDS encoding UDP-N-acetylglucosamine--N-acetylmuramyl-(pentapeptide) pyrophosphoryl-undecaprenol N-acetylglucosamine transferase: MTTYLLAGGGTAGHVNPLLALADRIREREADAEIVVLGTKEGLEARLVPERGYELSTIARLPFPRKPNGYALTFPAKYLGAIREVRELIRERGVDVVVGFGGYASAPAYRAAAKEGIPAVIHEANAKPGMANKLGARSTSFVGVTFADTPIAHARVTGMPLRPEIEALDLTALRGEARAHFGFDPDRPTLLVTGGSLGARAINRGISGSAQAIVDAGVQVLHVWGGLTEIEDPGVAGYTVIEYCDRMDLAFAACDLAISRAGSTTVSELSGLGVPAVFVPLSHGNGEQRANAAGVVAAGGAIMVDDNELTPAWVTGTLLPLITDEDRLRAMSERARRAGSLDGTANLYDLVREAVATR, encoded by the coding sequence ATGACAACGTACCTCCTCGCTGGCGGCGGCACCGCCGGACACGTGAACCCGCTGCTCGCCCTCGCTGACCGTATTCGGGAGCGCGAGGCGGACGCCGAGATCGTCGTGCTCGGCACGAAGGAGGGCCTCGAAGCGCGGCTCGTCCCCGAGCGTGGCTACGAGCTGTCGACGATCGCAAGGCTGCCTTTTCCGCGCAAGCCGAACGGGTACGCGCTGACCTTTCCGGCGAAGTACCTCGGCGCGATCCGGGAGGTGCGGGAGCTGATCCGCGAGCGCGGCGTCGACGTCGTCGTCGGGTTCGGGGGGTACGCGTCGGCTCCCGCCTACCGGGCCGCCGCCAAGGAGGGGATCCCCGCCGTCATCCATGAGGCGAACGCGAAGCCGGGGATGGCGAACAAGCTCGGCGCCAGGTCGACGTCCTTCGTCGGCGTGACGTTCGCCGACACGCCGATCGCGCACGCGCGAGTCACCGGCATGCCGCTCAGGCCCGAGATCGAAGCGCTCGATCTGACCGCGCTGCGCGGCGAGGCTCGCGCCCACTTCGGCTTCGATCCTGACCGGCCGACCCTCCTCGTGACCGGCGGCTCGCTGGGCGCGCGCGCCATCAACCGCGGAATCTCCGGGTCGGCGCAGGCGATCGTCGACGCTGGCGTGCAGGTGCTCCACGTCTGGGGTGGGCTCACCGAGATCGAGGATCCGGGCGTCGCGGGTTACACGGTCATTGAGTACTGCGACCGGATGGACCTCGCGTTCGCGGCCTGCGACCTCGCGATCTCGCGCGCGGGATCGACGACGGTGAGCGAACTCTCGGGCCTCGGGGTCCCCGCCGTGTTCGTACCGCTCAGCCACGGCAACGGCGAACAGCGGGCGAACGCGGCGGGCGTCGTCGCCGCAGGCGGGGCGATCATGGTCGACGACAACGAACTCACGCCTGCGTGGGTGACGGGCACGCTGCTTCCGCTGATCACCGATGAGGATCGCCTGCGCGCCATGTCCGAGCGCGCTCGGCGTGCGGGCTCGCTCGACGGCACGGCCAACCTGTACGACCTCGTCCGCGAAGCCGTTGCGACCCGCTAG
- a CDS encoding MFS transporter: MRPASAAPAIAPRSWAMLAVMVFGQASTTVVTATPAFLIPYLHSEQGMSLASAGVLAGAPHLGLVLTLIAWGALTDRFGERRVLLAGLALTTLAVAASMLAQGFAWLGIALVASGAMSACINNASGRLIAGWFPIDKRGLAMGIRQTCQPVGMAVAALAVPAAANAWGITGALAFGGVLTLVSLVACAIVVVDPQIPAKTLAQASSNPYRESGTLLRIHAVSVLLVIPQFVLSTFGLVWFVIGFGWSELAAGALVAAAQLIGAVGRIVAGVWSDRAGSRLRPIRIIAVACAALLLLSAAFGWADWAIPAAIAYVLVSCVSVADNGLAFTAVAEIAGPRWSGRALGAQNTGQFLASGLLPPAIGALIAVLGVPAALAIVAIAPLIAVPIVPSEDDAHATATRTAKAVR, from the coding sequence TTGCGACCCGCTAGCGCCGCACCCGCCATCGCCCCGCGCTCGTGGGCGATGCTCGCGGTGATGGTGTTCGGTCAGGCGTCGACGACGGTCGTCACGGCGACTCCCGCGTTCCTCATTCCCTACCTGCATTCCGAGCAGGGCATGAGCCTCGCCAGCGCCGGCGTGCTGGCGGGCGCCCCGCACCTGGGGCTCGTCCTCACGCTCATCGCGTGGGGCGCCCTCACCGACAGGTTCGGCGAACGCAGGGTGCTGCTCGCGGGACTCGCGCTCACCACGCTCGCGGTTGCCGCGTCCATGCTGGCCCAGGGATTCGCCTGGCTCGGCATCGCGCTCGTCGCGAGCGGCGCGATGTCGGCCTGCATCAATAATGCGAGTGGCCGGCTCATTGCGGGTTGGTTCCCGATCGACAAGCGCGGCCTCGCCATGGGCATCCGCCAGACCTGCCAGCCGGTCGGCATGGCGGTCGCGGCGCTCGCGGTGCCAGCGGCGGCGAACGCGTGGGGCATCACCGGGGCGCTCGCGTTCGGGGGCGTGCTCACGCTCGTGAGCCTCGTCGCGTGCGCGATCGTGGTCGTCGACCCGCAGATCCCGGCGAAGACGCTCGCCCAGGCGAGTAGCAACCCGTACCGGGAATCGGGCACGCTGCTCAGGATCCATGCGGTGTCAGTGCTGCTCGTGATCCCGCAGTTCGTGCTCTCGACGTTCGGACTCGTGTGGTTCGTGATTGGCTTTGGCTGGAGCGAGCTTGCCGCGGGCGCGCTCGTCGCGGCCGCACAGCTCATCGGCGCGGTGGGTCGCATCGTCGCTGGCGTCTGGAGCGACCGCGCGGGCTCGCGACTGCGTCCGATCCGGATCATCGCCGTCGCCTGTGCCGCGCTGCTGCTGCTGTCGGCTGCGTTCGGATGGGCCGACTGGGCGATCCCCGCCGCGATCGCCTACGTGCTCGTGAGCTGCGTCAGCGTCGCTGACAACGGCCTCGCGTTCACCGCCGTCGCGGAGATCGCCGGGCCGCGCTGGTCGGGCCGCGCGCTCGGGGCGCAGAACACGGGTCAGTTCCTCGCCTCCGGACTGCTGCCGCCGGCGATCGGCGCCCTCATCGCGGTGCTCGGGGTGCCGGCGGCGCTCGCGATCGTCGCGATTGCGCCGCTCATCGCCGTTCCCATCGTGCCGTCTGAGGACGACGCGCACGCCACAGCCACGCGCACGGCCAAGGCGGTACGCTAG
- a CDS encoding YggS family pyridoxal phosphate-dependent enzyme, with protein MSVTEASAAYEGLADRLHAVQDGIAEACRAAGRDASETTLIVVTKFHPASLVEALAELGVRDVGENRHQEAREKSAQLAGLDLNWHYIGQLQTKKARQAAQYAAAIHSIDRAQLVDALASVDRALDVFLQINLTDDPGRGGAAPSEIEPLTEHILGTESLVLRGVMAVAPLEEPAAQAFERLAGYSDRVRALAPEATAISAGMTHDYAEAIAAGATHLRIGSAITGNRPDAR; from the coding sequence GTGAGCGTCACTGAGGCGTCCGCTGCCTACGAGGGTCTCGCCGACCGGTTGCACGCGGTGCAGGACGGGATCGCCGAGGCCTGCCGGGCCGCCGGCCGCGATGCGTCGGAGACGACGCTGATCGTCGTCACGAAGTTTCACCCGGCGAGTCTCGTCGAGGCGCTCGCGGAGCTCGGCGTCCGCGATGTCGGAGAGAACCGGCATCAGGAGGCGCGTGAGAAGTCCGCGCAGCTCGCCGGGCTCGACCTGAACTGGCACTACATCGGGCAGCTGCAGACGAAGAAGGCTCGGCAGGCCGCCCAGTACGCCGCGGCGATCCACTCGATCGATCGCGCCCAGCTCGTGGATGCGCTTGCGAGCGTCGACCGAGCGCTCGACGTGTTCCTCCAGATCAACCTCACGGACGATCCGGGCCGCGGCGGCGCGGCCCCGAGCGAGATCGAGCCGCTCACCGAGCACATCCTCGGGACCGAGTCGCTCGTGCTCCGCGGCGTGATGGCGGTCGCCCCGCTTGAGGAGCCTGCCGCGCAGGCGTTCGAGCGCCTGGCCGGCTACTCCGACCGGGTTCGCGCCCTCGCCCCGGAGGCGACGGCGATCTCCGCGGGAATGACGCACGACTACGCCGAGGCGATCGCGGCAGGGGCGACACACCTGCGAATCGGCAGCGCAATCACGGGAAACCGGCCGGATGCCCGGTAG
- the murC gene encoding UDP-N-acetylmuramate--L-alanine ligase has translation MIYPDTQLEIPEDLGRVHFVGIGGAGMSAIAHMMSAAGVRVTGSDRGANYSTQALEAAGVQITVGHRAENVGDADTLVVTGALSQDNPEYVEARERGIPVLHRSQALAWLARSKRLVAVAGAHGKTTSTGMLATALLGLGQDPSFVNGSVIAGIGAASAAGTDDLFVIEADESDKSFLIYDTQVALVTNVDPEHLDFFGSRENFMAAFVDFARGASELLVISADDPGALEVLAALRAERDGSAAAPVRTFGFASDADVRIVSVDTADRAVLELEIAGERFAEQLGVFGRYNAVNAAGAVAVLTGLGFEPGAALRAVAGFTGTHRRFESHGEPGGVRVYDDYAHHPTEVAALLDSARSVAGDGKLIVVHQPHLFSRTRLFHAEFAEAFSLADHTIVLEIDPVREAPDPSTTGALVTEAFADRSRASYIDDWDAAIARVVELAAPGDLVLVVGAGNVYKIVPQLVEALSATVGDSDRA, from the coding sequence ATGATCTATCCCGACACCCAGCTTGAGATCCCCGAGGACCTCGGCCGCGTGCACTTCGTCGGCATCGGCGGGGCAGGGATGAGCGCGATCGCCCACATGATGAGCGCCGCAGGCGTGCGCGTGACGGGATCCGACCGCGGCGCGAACTACAGCACCCAGGCGCTCGAGGCCGCGGGCGTGCAGATTACGGTGGGCCACCGCGCCGAGAACGTCGGAGACGCCGACACGCTCGTCGTCACGGGCGCGCTGTCGCAGGACAACCCCGAGTACGTCGAGGCGCGCGAGCGCGGGATTCCCGTGCTGCACCGCTCGCAGGCGCTCGCTTGGCTCGCCCGCTCGAAGCGGCTCGTCGCCGTCGCGGGCGCCCACGGCAAGACGACGTCGACAGGCATGCTCGCAACGGCCCTGCTGGGGCTCGGCCAGGACCCGTCGTTCGTGAACGGCAGCGTCATCGCGGGAATCGGAGCCGCCTCCGCGGCGGGCACGGACGACCTGTTCGTGATCGAGGCGGATGAGAGCGACAAGTCGTTCCTCATCTACGACACGCAGGTCGCGCTCGTCACCAACGTGGACCCCGAGCACCTCGACTTCTTCGGCTCGCGCGAGAACTTCATGGCGGCGTTCGTCGACTTCGCGCGCGGCGCGAGCGAGCTGCTGGTGATCTCCGCCGACGATCCCGGCGCGCTCGAGGTGCTCGCCGCCCTCCGCGCCGAGCGCGACGGCAGCGCCGCCGCGCCAGTGCGCACGTTCGGCTTCGCGAGCGACGCTGACGTGCGGATCGTTTCCGTCGACACCGCTGATCGCGCTGTCCTGGAACTCGAGATCGCGGGGGAGCGCTTCGCCGAGCAGCTCGGGGTGTTCGGTCGCTACAACGCGGTGAACGCCGCAGGCGCCGTCGCCGTGCTCACCGGGCTCGGTTTCGAGCCAGGAGCCGCACTGCGCGCGGTCGCCGGGTTCACCGGAACGCACCGCAGGTTTGAGTCACACGGCGAGCCCGGCGGAGTGCGCGTCTACGACGACTACGCCCACCACCCAACCGAGGTCGCCGCGCTGCTCGACTCCGCCCGCTCGGTCGCCGGCGATGGCAAGCTCATCGTCGTGCACCAGCCGCATCTGTTCAGCCGTACCAGGCTGTTCCACGCGGAGTTCGCGGAGGCGTTCTCACTTGCCGACCACACGATCGTGCTCGAGATCGATCCGGTGCGTGAGGCGCCCGACCCGTCAACGACGGGAGCGCTCGTGACCGAGGCCTTCGCGGACCGCAGCCGCGCGAGCTACATCGACGACTGGGATGCGGCCATCGCGCGGGTCGTCGAGCTCGCGGCCCCCGGCGACCTCGTGCTCGTCGTCGGCGCGGGCAACGTGTACAAGATCGTGCCGCAGCTCGTCGAAGCGCTGAGCGCGACGGTCGGAGATTCGGACCGCGCGTGA
- a CDS encoding FtsW/RodA/SpoVE family cell cycle protein has product MGARGGEPGSGKARPALAGARISLGAAAKTGNNRTVALLWGITLFLTGIGLIMVLSASSVTSYTQDQGSLGGFTRQLVFAALGLPLMVFAATRKLDFWKRWAWWFFGAGLLLQALVFTPLGFAVGGNRNWLLIGNIQAQPSEALKLALVVWIGAVLLKKEKYLGQVSHELVPIVLPGALLALGLVLAGRDLGTVLIMAALVIGAMYFGGVSFKSLGIIIAGGVIATIFFVVTSENRMKRLFEHSGGESDYSGIGWQPQHGVWALANGGMFGVGLGGSKAKWNWLPAADNDYIFAIIGEELGFVGAMLVIVLFIVLAVLMLRVISQARDRFGRAVVGGALVWIVGQAFVNIGVVIRIFPVLGVPLPLISSGGTALVSCLVTMGVVISVARDAKAYREELAQGASVAR; this is encoded by the coding sequence ATGGGGGCCAGGGGCGGGGAGCCGGGCAGCGGGAAAGCCCGGCCCGCCCTCGCCGGCGCGCGGATCTCGCTCGGGGCCGCGGCGAAGACGGGCAACAATCGGACCGTTGCGCTGCTGTGGGGCATCACGCTGTTCCTCACGGGCATCGGGCTCATCATGGTGCTGTCGGCGTCGTCGGTGACGTCGTACACGCAAGACCAGGGGAGCCTCGGCGGGTTTACGCGCCAGCTCGTGTTCGCGGCTCTCGGCCTGCCGCTCATGGTGTTCGCGGCGACTCGCAAGCTCGACTTCTGGAAGCGCTGGGCCTGGTGGTTCTTCGGCGCGGGGCTGCTGCTGCAGGCCCTCGTGTTCACGCCGCTCGGCTTCGCCGTCGGTGGCAACCGCAACTGGCTGCTCATCGGAAACATTCAGGCGCAGCCGTCCGAGGCGTTGAAGCTCGCGCTCGTCGTCTGGATCGGCGCGGTGCTCCTCAAAAAGGAGAAGTACCTCGGGCAGGTGTCGCACGAGCTCGTCCCGATCGTGCTCCCCGGGGCGCTGCTTGCACTCGGGCTCGTGCTCGCCGGCCGCGACCTCGGCACCGTGCTCATCATGGCCGCGCTCGTGATCGGCGCCATGTACTTCGGCGGCGTGAGTTTCAAATCGCTCGGGATCATCATCGCTGGCGGCGTCATCGCGACGATCTTCTTCGTCGTGACGAGCGAGAACCGCATGAAGCGCCTCTTCGAGCACTCGGGCGGCGAGTCGGACTACTCCGGCATCGGCTGGCAGCCGCAGCACGGGGTGTGGGCGCTCGCGAACGGCGGGATGTTCGGGGTCGGGCTCGGCGGCTCGAAGGCGAAGTGGAACTGGCTGCCCGCCGCCGACAACGACTACATCTTCGCGATCATCGGCGAGGAGCTCGGCTTCGTCGGCGCAATGCTCGTGATCGTCCTGTTCATCGTGCTCGCGGTGCTGATGCTGCGGGTCATCTCGCAGGCGCGCGACAGGTTCGGCCGCGCCGTCGTCGGCGGGGCGCTCGTGTGGATCGTCGGCCAGGCGTTCGTGAACATCGGCGTCGTCATCCGCATCTTCCCCGTGCTCGGCGTGCCGCTGCCGCTCATCAGCTCGGGCGGCACCGCGCTCGTGTCGTGTCTGGTGACGATGGGGGTCGTGATTTCGGTCGCGCGCGACGCGAAGGCCTACCGTGAGGAACTTGCGCAGGGCGCATCCGTGGCACGATAG
- a CDS encoding DivIVA domain-containing protein, with protein sequence MALTPEDVVNQKFTITKFRDGYDLDQVDDFLDTVVEEIRQRDAEKQELEAKIAELTAQLEERGPVAADETIVVEAPVAVAPTPAPAEEAPAADGAQRPDAIKSSAMLQMALELHDKYVSEGETTRDELINAAQTKSTQMVDDAERTARELVEEAQKRRTDELRAHSDEMEKLNQVVAELRGFESEYRSTLRSYIQSQLRDLDSSPEPLVRPEGLE encoded by the coding sequence ATGGCCCTAACTCCTGAAGACGTTGTGAATCAGAAGTTCACGATCACGAAGTTCCGTGATGGCTACGATCTCGATCAGGTCGATGACTTCCTCGACACGGTCGTTGAAGAGATCCGTCAGCGCGACGCAGAGAAGCAGGAGCTGGAGGCGAAGATCGCCGAGCTCACCGCTCAGCTCGAGGAGCGCGGCCCCGTCGCCGCCGACGAGACGATCGTCGTTGAGGCGCCTGTCGCAGTGGCACCCACGCCCGCGCCCGCCGAGGAAGCTCCGGCAGCCGACGGTGCGCAGCGTCCCGATGCAATCAAGTCGAGCGCGATGCTCCAGATGGCGCTCGAGCTGCACGACAAGTACGTCAGCGAGGGCGAAACCACCCGCGACGAGCTCATCAACGCCGCGCAGACCAAGAGCACGCAGATGGTCGACGACGCCGAGCGCACCGCTCGCGAGCTCGTCGAGGAGGCGCAGAAGCGCCGCACCGACGAACTCCGCGCGCACAGCGACGAAATGGAGAAGCTCAACCAGGTCGTGGCCGAGCTCCGCGGCTTCGAGAGCGAGTACCGCTCCACGCTGCGCTCGTACATCCAGTCGCAGCTTCGCGATCTCGACAGCTCGCCCGAGCCGCTCGTGAGGCCTGAGGGCCTCGAGTAA
- a CDS encoding cell division protein SepF — translation MSNPLKKTMVFLGLAEEGLEEEPVAQAAPEREPAPSAQAAAKPTQAPRPAVAPLRRVTPVRNQAPQAMNEIFTVHPTAYRDAQVIAESFRDGIPVIMNLSRMSDDEAKRLIDFSSGLTLGLNGRIERVTSKVFLLTPEHIEVGSDEPASEADGSFFVAPTA, via the coding sequence ATGAGCAACCCGTTGAAGAAGACAATGGTGTTCCTCGGACTTGCCGAGGAGGGCCTCGAAGAGGAGCCGGTCGCTCAGGCCGCGCCCGAGCGCGAGCCCGCTCCCTCGGCGCAGGCCGCGGCGAAGCCCACTCAGGCGCCGCGCCCGGCAGTGGCGCCGCTTCGGCGGGTTACCCCTGTTCGCAATCAAGCACCTCAGGCAATGAACGAAATCTTTACTGTCCACCCGACGGCGTACCGCGACGCGCAGGTCATCGCCGAGAGCTTCCGCGACGGCATCCCCGTCATCATGAACCTCTCGCGCATGAGCGACGATGAGGCCAAGCGCCTGATCGACTTCTCGAGCGGTCTGACGCTCGGCCTGAACGGGCGGATCGAACGCGTGACGAGCAAGGTCTTCCTGCTGACCCCCGAGCACATCGAGGTCGGCAGCGACGAGCCCGCCAGCGAGGCCGACGGTTCGTTCTTCGTGGCTCCCACCGCATAG
- a CDS encoding FtsQ-type POTRA domain-containing protein, with translation MKRPGGFDAGQQREPERSAADVRAEREAHAREAAAREAAAREAAERDAREREAVAREREARESATRAAEREWLAERTQAVDAVTGSASGTGATGATDPDPADAQETQDISASLDVARLRGAPERVRALLPKREPREVDPVVAAAKRLRAAERQNKRRVKRETKRFTAESRRRRRRVLIALATVAALVLFVLVGAFTPIMSVREIKVEGATSVNADEVTEALSGFNGVPLALVNENDVLRALEPFPLIQRYAIERVPPSTLIVRIEERVPVIAIAEGDSLRLFDAAGVVLGDVAERPEGVPLGTTAMRNTSSKGFQAASRIVRDMPAGLRAQLTEVSSASGQDVTFTLASGVEVFWGNPEETKRKSLVLETMLKSLGDRPVSHIDVSSTESPIFK, from the coding sequence GTGAAGCGTCCAGGTGGGTTCGACGCGGGGCAGCAGCGGGAGCCCGAGCGGTCAGCCGCTGACGTCAGGGCGGAGCGTGAGGCGCACGCGCGCGAGGCCGCGGCCCGCGAGGCTGCGGCCAGGGAGGCCGCCGAACGCGACGCGCGCGAGCGCGAAGCCGTCGCCCGCGAGCGGGAGGCACGCGAGTCGGCCACGCGAGCAGCCGAGCGCGAGTGGCTCGCTGAGCGCACGCAGGCTGTAGACGCGGTCACGGGGTCGGCGAGCGGCACCGGCGCTACCGGTGCCACCGATCCGGATCCCGCCGACGCCCAGGAGACGCAGGACATCTCGGCCTCGCTCGACGTCGCCCGGCTGCGGGGTGCGCCGGAGCGCGTGCGCGCGCTGCTACCGAAGCGCGAACCGCGCGAGGTCGACCCCGTCGTCGCGGCGGCGAAGCGGCTGCGCGCCGCAGAGCGGCAGAACAAGCGGCGCGTGAAGCGCGAGACGAAGCGGTTCACCGCCGAGTCGCGGCGGCGGCGGAGGCGCGTGCTCATCGCGCTCGCGACGGTCGCCGCGCTCGTGCTGTTTGTGCTCGTCGGCGCGTTCACTCCGATCATGTCGGTGCGGGAGATCAAGGTTGAGGGCGCGACGAGCGTGAACGCCGATGAGGTGACCGAGGCGCTTTCGGGGTTCAACGGCGTGCCGCTTGCCCTGGTCAACGAGAACGACGTCCTCCGGGCGCTCGAACCGTTCCCGCTCATTCAGCGCTACGCCATCGAGCGCGTGCCGCCGAGCACCCTCATCGTGCGGATCGAGGAGCGGGTCCCGGTGATCGCGATCGCTGAGGGCGACTCGCTGCGGCTGTTCGACGCGGCAGGCGTTGTGCTCGGCGATGTCGCCGAACGCCCCGAGGGGGTGCCGCTCGGGACCACCGCAATGCGCAACACCTCTTCGAAGGGGTTTCAGGCCGCCTCGCGTATCGTCCGCGACATGCCTGCCGGGCTGCGCGCGCAGCTCACCGAGGTGAGCTCGGCGAGCGGCCAGGACGTGACGTTCACGCTCGCGAGCGGGGTCGAGGTGTTCTGGGGCAACCCCGAGGAGACGAAGCGAAAGTCGCTTGTTCTCGAGACGATGCTGAAGTCGCTGGGGGATCGGCCGGTGAGCCATATCGACGTCTCCTCGACCGAGTCGCCCATCTTCAAGTAG
- the lspA gene encoding signal peptidase II: protein MPLLLVAVAATVLISDQIVKNWVVATLPEGETVPVLGGFLQWHFVRNPGAAFSIASGQTWIFTILSAIVVGVIIWQIRRLRSVPWALFLGLLLGGVLGNLTDRLTREPGFPEGHVIDFILTPWMMPAIYNIADIGIVSGMILFVLITIFGLSIEGGREKRGAEAEGEAEAEAADPEVADASDGAADAADGAADAADAPARPGQAPGATEERSAGGTP, encoded by the coding sequence GTGCCGCTGTTGCTCGTAGCAGTCGCGGCCACGGTCCTCATCAGCGACCAGATCGTGAAGAACTGGGTCGTCGCGACCCTGCCGGAGGGCGAGACCGTACCGGTGCTCGGCGGCTTCCTGCAGTGGCACTTCGTGCGCAACCCCGGAGCGGCATTCTCGATTGCGAGCGGGCAGACGTGGATCTTCACGATCCTCTCCGCGATCGTCGTCGGGGTCATCATCTGGCAGATCCGGCGCCTGCGCTCGGTGCCGTGGGCGCTGTTCCTCGGGCTGCTGCTCGGCGGCGTGCTGGGCAACCTCACCGACCGGCTCACGCGCGAACCAGGGTTCCCTGAGGGGCACGTCATCGACTTCATCCTCACGCCGTGGATGATGCCCGCGATCTACAACATCGCCGACATCGGCATCGTCAGCGGCATGATCCTGTTCGTGCTCATCACGATCTTCGGGCTGTCGATCGAGGGCGGCCGCGAGAAGCGCGGCGCTGAGGCTGAGGGCGAGGCTGAGGCTGAGGCCGCCGATCCTGAGGTGGCCGACGCTTCCGATGGTGCGGCCGACGCCGCCGATGGTGCGGCCGACGCCGCCGACGCTCCGGCGCGTCCGGGTCAGGCGCCCGGCGCAACAGAGGAAAGGTCAGCGGGTGGAACACCGTAG
- the ftsZ gene encoding cell division protein FtsZ — protein MAMNQNYLAVIKVVGVGGGGVNAVNRMIELGLRGVEFIAVNTDAQALLLSDADVKLDVGRELTRGLGAGADPEVGRRAAEDHAEEIEEALAGADMVFVTAGEGGGTGTGAAPVVARIAKSIGALTIGVVTRPFSFEGKRRAAQADAGVNTLREAVDTLIVVPNDRLLEISEPGISMIDAFAAADQVLLAGVQGITDLITTPGLINLDFADVKSVMQGAGSALMGIGSARGADRAIKAAELAVASPLLEASIEGAHGVLFSIQGSSNLALSEITEASTLVQDVVHPEANIIFGTVIDETLGDEVRVTVIAAGFDEEPAGQARSASADRGRRAGHVESIEEASAVSAALAGTGARAASNDVAEETGEFGGALQHPPVEEQLRDPAFDGDDDDDLDIPAFLR, from the coding sequence GTGGCCATGAACCAGAACTACCTCGCGGTGATCAAAGTTGTCGGAGTCGGCGGCGGCGGCGTCAACGCCGTAAACCGCATGATTGAGCTCGGGCTCCGCGGTGTCGAGTTCATCGCGGTGAACACCGACGCGCAGGCACTGCTCCTCAGCGATGCCGACGTCAAGCTCGACGTCGGCCGCGAGCTCACCCGCGGTCTCGGCGCGGGCGCCGACCCCGAGGTCGGCCGCCGGGCCGCCGAGGACCATGCGGAGGAGATCGAGGAGGCGCTTGCCGGCGCCGACATGGTCTTCGTGACCGCAGGCGAGGGCGGCGGCACCGGCACCGGAGCCGCGCCAGTCGTCGCACGCATCGCGAAGTCGATCGGGGCACTCACGATCGGTGTCGTCACCCGCCCGTTCAGCTTCGAAGGCAAGCGCCGCGCGGCGCAGGCCGACGCCGGCGTCAACACGCTGCGCGAGGCAGTCGACACCCTCATCGTCGTGCCGAACGACCGCCTCCTCGAGATCAGCGAGCCCGGCATCAGCATGATCGACGCGTTCGCCGCGGCCGACCAGGTGCTCCTCGCCGGTGTCCAGGGCATCACCGACCTCATTACCACCCCCGGCCTCATCAACCTCGACTTCGCGGACGTCAAGTCCGTGATGCAGGGCGCCGGCTCCGCGCTCATGGGCATCGGCTCCGCACGCGGCGCCGACCGAGCCATCAAGGCCGCCGAGCTCGCCGTCGCCTCGCCGTTGCTCGAGGCGTCCATCGAGGGCGCGCACGGCGTGCTGTTCTCGATCCAGGGTTCCTCGAACCTCGCGCTCAGCGAGATCACCGAGGCCTCCACGCTCGTGCAGGACGTGGTGCACCCCGAGGCGAACATCATCTTCGGCACCGTCATCGACGAGACCCTCGGCGACGAGGTGCGCGTGACTGTCATCGCCGCAGGCTTCGACGAGGAACCGGCCGGGCAGGCCCGCAGCGCCTCGGCCGACCGCGGTCGCCGCGCAGGCCACGTCGAAAGCATCGAGGAAGCGTCGGCCGTGAGCGCGGCGCTCGCGGGCACCGGCGCACGTGCGGCATCGAACGATGTCGCTGAGGAGACCGGCGAGTTCGGGGGAGCGCTCCAGCACCCGCCCGTTGAGGAGCAGCTGCGCGATCCCGCGTTCGACGGCGACGATGACGACGACCTCGACATCCCCGCCTTCCTGCGATAG